gaTTGAAGGTTAGTTTTGTGACTACTTGAAGTGTACACCCATACACCAAAGAAATTGGCTGCTATTTTCTagttttttccttcttcttgggGGGAGCAAGGTATTGCAGATTAACATTGTTTTGTGATTCCTGTCAAACGCACCTCGCTGTGCTCTAGGATCGTTAGGCTCAAACAGCCCCCACTGGATACCACGAGCCATACCAGACTTTTAGGAAGAGAAGTAAGCTCTGTTCCCGAGCCAAAACCTGGCGATGTTGTAATTGTTCGAAGGGGCCCCCTCCTAGTGTCTTCCTGCAAAATGATCCAACTGTATGCTAGGTTCTCGAAAGACTAGGCTGGGGTACTCTTACCGGAAGTTGGACAGAGAGTGTCATTGCTTCTCTTGGGCGATCGGGAACTCAGCCTGGTGGGCTCATAGGGGGAGCACAGGTTCTAGGAAGGGACGCATCAAGTGTGCTCTCACACACTGGGAAGAGCTGAAACTCATCGAAACACGCAACTTTCACACTGAGATTGAATCCGTCAGGATGTTCTGTCAGTAGGCAATGGCTGTGCTTAATGGCGGTTAAAGATAACTGGTATTTGAGAACTTGTAGTCATAGTAGGGGTATTGGTACATTACTAGTAGCAGAACCGACCAAGACAAACGATATCAAGCAAAAATGGGTAAATCGTATGTTTAACTAGCAACAATTTGAATAGACTACAGGACAATAATAGTCTCTATGGTCAGATAACCAGAGTGGTAGAATTATAGCTATAACTGAGTTCCATATATGGATAATTTCTCAAAGACACATTTGACAACCCGTGATAGCACATATCAGGTACTATAACCCTCCATAATGTGGTTATTACTGCGATAGTCAGTTCGCTTATTGAAGGATAAAGTCTCAATGGATCAAACAAAATACACTATCAATTATAGAGATCCCATGCTTATAACTGTCATCACACTATGAATTCTCTGTACAATTATTATGGCAATCATAAAGTTATTAGTGGATATGTGGATTTTATATGTGTCCAGGACATGTTACAACAATTAAATGGGTTTTATATGTTAATGCTATAGCTTGTTCTGAAAACTACTGAAATTACAATCATTAAGAAACATCTACTAACATTTTGttaatcaaattttttttcaaacCATACTCTCTAGACTTCCAGTGGATAAAAAAGTAAGCGAGCTACACCACATATTGTTCAAACGGGATTCTACTACAATgtgaatatcaaaaaatgaagatcTACAAAGTAACTAATAGTTGCAAATGCTAATGGATACTAGAGgaactatttttttggtgCTGTAGAAGATGAATATGTTTTTACACATAATATATGGTAGTGTTCAAGGTCTTTGAATGTAAACTGGAATGAATGTATGAGAGGAAATTTGGGggttaaaaaaattgatgattTCGCATATTATTACAGTCACGGTTACAGATCTCGTACTCGTTACATGTTCCAACGTGACTTCCGTAAGCACGGTGCTATTGCATTGTCCACTTACTTGAAGGTCTACAAGGTTGGTGACATTGTCGATATCAAGGCTAACGGTTCCATCCAAAAGGGTATGCCACACAAGTTCTACCAAGGTAAGACCGGTGTTGTCTACAACGTCACCAAGTCTTCCGTTGGTGTCATCGTTAACAAGATGGTTGGTAACAGATACTTGGAAAAGAGATTGAACTTGAGAGTCGAACACGTCAAGCACTCCAAGTGTAGACAAGAATTTTTGGACAGAGTTAAGTCTAACGCTGCCAAGAGAGCTGAAGCCAAGGCCCAAGGTAAGGCTGTCCAATTGAAGAGACAACCAGCTCAACCAAGAGAAGCCCGTGTCGTCTCCACTGAAGGTAACGTTCCTCAAACTTTGGCCCCAGTCGCTTACGAAACCTTCATCTAATCGTGTTTGTCTTCAAAGGAATACGTATCTCTACTTTTTAAACAGTATCattttttacattttttttaaaataaaaaatataacaaacCACATAATCATAAgatatattattactattagtattattatttcctGTTCTCTTATCTCACGTATATCTCACCGAGAAGGATAGGCTCAAAGGCAACCCAAACACCGTTTATTGCTCGAATAAATCAATTAGCAATGCGGTGATACCACATAAGTTATGAAGTTGTTTCGTCTATTTTTAAGCTATCACATTTAGAGCACAATGTACTACCATGCGATAAAGATTTAGCAAAATTCAGCCTCTGTATTGCTATTATGTATTCTTATTGCTTCTGACGAGCTTTTATCAACcttagctcatcgcatcgaAAGAAAAAGCCCCGGGCCTATCAACCACCCCCACTATAAAAAGTGCAAATGTCCGATGTCAACACTCGAACATAACACTGATTAACTCACACCACTAACCGCCAAAAGAATAGACAATAGCATACTAAGATTACATTTATCTGCAAAGGTTACATCGTGATATTGCcactttgaaagaataGGCTAGGATACAACGACGTTGCTAAAGCAAGGGGAGTTTCAAACATACCGCCTCAAGATTTCAGGAACCCCATTAAAAACATCTTTAAGGAGCATAAAATAACATACCCGAAGGTTATCATTGGAACTAAAGCTACAAAAGGAGTATTTTTCAGTTAAAGTTGAAAGTTTTAAATTAAGAGATGCCGTTAATACCTGACTCTATACAGTCGATAGGGGTTTTTCATGTGGATGACCCTTTCAACCCTATGCCAGATCCAGGTGATGCTGATCCTGAGACTGTCgcttttgcattttttataGGAATTGCGGTTGTATTTTCACTGTTATTGATTACATTAGTATGTACTGCTGCTTATCTAGTTTGTACCAGCTCTTACGAAGGTGAATACGATGAAGAATTAGCTAATAATGGAGATGGTAGTAGACGTGGTATCTTGAATTTCCGACCATTGTTTGGTAAGAAGAACTCAAATGGTTTGCTATTAGATTCTAATTTTACTAATCCAGGCGAATTTGATGACAACGAGGAGTTTATCGAGCGGGAACGTGAAGCGCTAATAAAGATGTCACCATTTGAAGTAGATTCTTATATGAGAGCCAAAGAATTTCAGATAGTGTCGCCACCTGCTGTCCAAGAGTTTGGTACGTACCTTGACTCAAAAGATTTGCAGATGATTAAAGATAGAGGCATACAGAGCTACTATTTCATTCCTAGTATTAATGACAATGTCGATAAAAGTGGCCATTTTTTGCCAAGCTTTTTAGTACAAGATAAATTAGAGGTAGAATTTACCAGATGGAATAAAAGTTCTTCAGCAGTGCTCAACTATCCATTACCATACAACAAAAAGGATGCTGTTTATTTTGAAGTAAAAGTTTACAATCATAAACCCAACTCCAATTCTATATTCAGTATTGGTTTGGTGACTGTTCCTTACCCATATTTCAGGATTCCCGGAATGTGTAAATTTTCTATTGCTTATGAGTCAACTGGTAAGCTAAGGATTAATGACCCATTCTTTCCTAGCACCTTGCTACCTAAATTAGTTGAAGGAGATGTAGTTGGTTTTGGGTATAGGTTCAAGACAGGTACTATATTCATTACGCACAATGGTAAGAAATTGATGGATGTTACACAAAATGTCAGTGTTGAGCTTTTCATAGCACTAGGCGCAATGAATGCTTCATATACCCGAACGTACACAAAAGATGGCTTACTCGAGGATCCAGACAACATTGAACTAAGAAATGCTCTAGCAGAAGGGAGGGAACTCAAACTCAGCaaagatattcaaaatCCTCATAACCCAATGGATGAGACAAAATGGGACATAATTGACTCAGATGAGATCGAGCTTCATGTAAATTTAGGACAAACAGGATTTGTTTTCATAGAAGCAAATGTCAAGAAGTATGGTTTTGGGAGTGTTTTCGGGGAAATAGGAATACCTCCAGCTTATAATCCCAATGATATACAAAAAGACAAACTGATACAAAAAGGGGAAGAACTACCTCCCCAATATCCTGAGGATACAGAGAATTTTGGGTTATTTGGTAATCTAAAAATTAAGAGTCACATAAAAAACCCATTGAAAGAAGTTAGTAGTAATCCTTCTGCTCCAGAATTAATCCAAAAAAAGCTCAAGACACCTATCGTGAAGACTCCAAAAGTCGGAATATATGAATTTACCACCCCAATTGACAGAAAGAGGGAAACGAATATGCAGCCATCAATAAACCCTCCTGTTTATGAAATTAACGATACTAGACAATCTTCTCCGGAAATTACGAATGAAACGATATcaaatgaagaaacagTATCAAGCTCCTCTAAGGCAGAGCCGGCTTTGCAACATGGGCAATCAAATAAAACACCAAATAAACGGCAAAATAAGAAGACgaagcaaagaaaaaacaaaaagaaaggaaagaaaaataaataaaatcagTGCATCGTTATCCCTTCAGAGGGCAAAATAACATTATAAAAACTATATGAAAAATACCCCAATTTATCACTTAACTTGCATAAGactttataattttttatgaCCATTTATATACTACCTAGGAAAGTTCTGATAAGTCAGCTGGCATTGGCTTAACTTTAATCTTATAATATTTCTCTATCTCCTTCATACGCGAGGCATCAATTTTTGTTAGGAAATTAATTGCCACACCTTTTCTTCCAAATCTTCCACTTCTACCAATTCTATGAACATAGTTTTCTGTGATTTCCGGTAAATCATAATTTATTACCAATGATACTTGCTGTACATCAATACCCCTCGCCCATACATCGGTCGAAATCAGTACCCGGGATTGGCCTGTTCTAAATTCATTCATAACTCTATCTCTCTCATCTTGCTTCATATCACCATGCATGGAGATAACTGCAAAATTGGATTGTTTTAGCTTGTGCGCTAACCAGTCtaccttttttttactattacaaaatataacacACTGAGTAATTGTTAGGGAGTCGTAAATATCACACAATGTATCAAATTTccattcttctttttcgACATTAACGTAGTATTGCTTAATGCCTTCCAGTGTTATCTCATCTCTTTTAACCAAAATTTTGACAGGATCATTCATAAATTTCTTAGttatttcaagaatttcAGGACTCATGGTGGCACTAACAACCACCACTTGTGAAGTTCTTGGCAATTTAGTGAAGATATCATAAATTTGGTGTTTGAAACCCAGTGTATCGCTGAGAAGTTCATCAGCTTCATCCAAAACTAAAATCTGGACATGTCTAGTCTCTATCAATCGTCTTTTTATCATATCTAGAACTCTTCCTGGTGTACCACTAATGACTTGGCAACCATGcttttgaattttcttcaaatcatcTTTCATAGTTTTACCTCCAGTCATTGCATAGGCCTTGACGTTCATGTAGTCACCCAAGTTTGTGACAACTTTACCAATCTGAGCAGCCAATTCTCTAGTTGGAGATAAAACTAGTGCTTGCAAATCATGTTTCTTTAGATCAATAGCTTGCAACATACCAATCGTGAATGTTGCAGTCTTACCAGTACCGGACTGTGCTTGTGCAATAACATCTTTGCCGGAAATAATTTGTGTTATAGCTCTAGACTGAATAGCAGATGGTGCTTCAAAGCCATACGAATATATGCCTCGCAATAAACCCTCTTTCAGATCCATAGACTCGAAGGTGGCAGATATTTTTAGTTTCTTAGAAGACTTAAACTTTAATTTTAAGTCATGTTCTCGGTTGAAAGACATAGTTGTTTGTGTAATTTTCTGTGGTTCTCAAGTTTTCGATTATACAAGCACTTTGATTCAACAAATAATAGTAAATTgtaaaatatttttgaaatgtgACTAAGTTAGCTCTCATTTGATCGACTATATTGaatgagctcatcgcagcCTTGTGCTGCTCAtcgaatttttttcaagttaAAAATCGGCGATGAGCTGCAGTGGatgaaaatcaaataataaaccTACATACTTTAAATTGCTATTTGATCTGCAGAAATAGAATGACTTCATATTACCTTTGAACAATCAATTTTCTAAAGTGACTAGAGTTATTTTAGAAGAATAAACTTTAAATACTCAAATTATAAGTATGGATAAGCGTATACTTCTACTAATTGGTGGAGGACATGATACTGGTGTCAAGTCGATGAGCAATGAGCTGAAGACGAAATTTGACAGCCTGTTTCCTGAGTCGAATATCAAAGTTATTGATATAGACTATGAACAGGAATATATGATATCACCAGCACGGATTAAGAGAAGCTATTCTAACGAAGATTACGATTTTGATGTTCTCTACAATACATTAACACATCAATCGGAACATAAAGCAGAAGGGGAGGTTGATATAATAATTGTATGTGGTTGTTATGCACTTTACaatcaaaaaatcaatgaaTTGGCAAATTTGAGAGTATTTGTTGAAAGTGATGGCGATGTTAGGTTGATTAATAAAATTAGGTCAGAAAATATTGACAACTCAGAACAACTAGCAACCACTCTTCAGGAGTATCTACAGAACCTACGACCTGAGATGGAGAATTATATCGAACCAACTAGAGTGCATGCTCATTTAATAATCCCATACGCAAATAAGGACTCTGGTGTGGCTATTATTGTCGATGGTATGGTCAAAATTGTTAATGAGGTCTCAAATTCTAGATCACCAGACAGACAAAATTCGAAAGAAATAGCTAGAAATCAATTATACGACTTCTTGGGTGAAAGCATGGATAATGAACGCAGCAGATATTACGATTTGGCTTAAAGATGTTCTCGCATTGCATTTgcatataaatatttaattaTACCTTTACAATCTAAGCATTAATGCAAGCATATAATTCCTTCAGTATGTAAGTATTTACTTTCAATGGAGATAGTTTGTGAATTTCCAAGATTTTTatctttgttcttcaagCAAATGTTCAAACCACTATTATcaccaaaatattaaacaCCTGCGAAATAATTAAAGCGCCAGGGATGGAATAATAATATGCTACATCACTATCATCAGTTCATGGTTtttaataaagaaaaacgaatatatattttaaatgcTATAATTTAATGCTGCAATATTATATAGCAATCAAAGGTCTTCATTGCTGATACTTCAAGGTGACATATAATGACAGGAACATTACGGCAAAACCGAAATATATCAACAGTAAGCTCAACCTTCTGTATAACCTGTCCTCCTTAGTCATAGTATGTCCAATAGCCAAGGCATCTGTACCAATCAGCTTATAACCAAATAAACCCGGAAgaataaatgaaattgatgtCGATCCTGTTGCACCAACTAATGAAAGAACTAAAGCAAATGACTTTACATTCAGAGCCATTGCATACATACTTACCAAAAGCAATGCTGTAATTATATAAAACCTTGTCTCCGGGAAAGGGACGTCATGCTCAACGCCATTCAGCCCACCTTTGGGCGGTTCTTCCTCATGACCATGCTCCTGATATATAACGTTATTACTGTCCAAGAGATCTTCATTTAATTCCTCACAATCATTaacttcatcatcattaatAATTAAGTTAATGGGTCTGGAGGTATGTGTTTCAGCTGTGACATAATTAGAAGCTTCAGAATCCCTTGCTGAAATTTCGGGCGTAAGACTCGACTTCtcaaatttgatgataaacCAGACAACTATGTTATTAATCGCAGTTCTCAATGGATGAAATAAAAGTGGAAATGTGAGAATCAACATCATAGCTAGACAGAATTTACCTATTCCGATAGCTAATGAATCGGAGTCGTaattcaaaagaatatttCCCATTGTTAGACTACCAAAAGTCAGATAACCAAACAAAccaacaaataaaaataaaatggtTGATATTAAAATAGAGCTATCCACTACCTTTCTGACGTTAGTCATGGAATTATCCTGCAGCTCATTAACGATTGTGAATATGTTCATAGCGCCGACATAAGCGAAGATAATAATGGAAAACGTTGACAATAATCCCTTATAATCATAAACTTTAAACCATGAGATTTCTCCTCTTTCGAAACTAATCTCAGGTGCGAATGCAACATCTGTTAGATACCTGAACCCAATTAATAGCGATAAATATAGAAGTGCTATCACTCCCACAATACTAGAATATTTCAAGTTGTCTAGTTTCTTTAAACAGCATAGAGGAACAACAAGTATAGCAGATAACAATATCCAGTATTTCCTCTCACCACCAAATAAATCAGGGAAAAAGTCTCCCACGAGCACTAGATAGCTTAGTCCTACCCCAAAACATTGTACAACCATAGCCAAATCAAAAAGTGGAGCCAAAGATGGGTACGTAAGCATACATATAGTGAAGAATGAAGAGTTCCTGGGGTTTATCAGTGTCTTTGAGCATTTGGCAAGTAATATTAATCCAAAGCTAGATGTGACTGCTGCCAAGAAGATCAATAACAACCCGACTGCAACACCATCATTCTTGAAAGCAAAGGGTATAGCAAATAAGCCAGCACCAACAATGGTCTTCACTAAATTTGTAATCGACGATCCAACTGTAGCAGTAGGGTTGTCTATCATAGCTGTGAATACAACAGGGTTTTGGTGAGTATTTGAAGTCTTTCGGAGTAAACACCGCTCCCTATAAATGTAATCAATTTATAGAATAGTTCAAAAAAAGCACACCCTCAACAAAGCAGTGCAAACTTTAGTTCAGTAAGCCACAGTAATTAGATAAGGCTAACTAGCTCTTGATCTCCTGATCTATATGGATTCTACTTGATGAGGTGATTCATCAGTATTTTGCTTTGTTGTCATCGATTTTTGTTATGATCCGGATTTGTTACAAGAAGCAATAAACAGGAGTATCAAACAAATACCAAATAATTTAAATAGGAGATCAGATACAATAAGCGTTACATGCTTGTATTACCTACTGTTACATACTCTGTGTGGATTATTCTGAGAAAGTTACTGATAATGTTTTagatttatttcttcttgtcccATTTAATATTTAAGTTGAATATGTAAGGTTATAGTTTTAGTCATTAGGGAAGTATTCCTGCCATAGATTCCAAGCgatataattatttaaaGTCACTGAACAAGAACCTTCTACCGTATAGTACTGTGTTACCTAACGCCAATGTAGACAATGCTAATGGCCACACTCTTCCGTATCTCAGAGCTTTAACGGATCCTTTACCACTCACTATCATATACAGAGCTGACCATGCAGTAACAAACCCTGCACCATTCTCTAAGTCACCATCATTTATAATGTATGCTCCCAGCAACTGAGCACCACCGAAAAGCATCGCTGCTTTATTGGATGGGCCTATCGTTCTAGTAGAATTTCTCGATGAAGGCATCGAGAGTACATTCTTCATAACACCTTTTGCAGACGATGCTGGCGATGTCATCCCTGCAGTAGCACTCATCTGTGGTGATACCATAGGTGTAGCCAAAAGGGCTAACCCATTCACCACCGCCGGATAAGGTGTAGCGGTCAACTGATATGCCTGTGCGCTCAACGATTCGTTCTTACCAACACTCGCCATTTCTAATAATGTAACTATGGTTGTATTACACTTGATGAATTGATAGATAAACTCAATTGCCTATACCTAATAtactattttattttcattatatattaaattGCGATGAGGGATGCCGAATAATCTAATTCCAATGAATTTAATGAGCTTCTGTCAGAGAAAGTGCCGTACAAGGAAAGCAAATGGGTAACTTTTCAAGACCCTTAAAATGCTTTATTATCTGGTCATGGAAGAGTCACATGATTATTCCATGAAAGCCGTAGCATATAGAGCTCAACAGTCTCACAAGTACCTATTTGTAATCATTTCGgatattgtaatatttaataGAGCTAATAATAGTACTtctttattcttttatattggtatttgaaaataatatattatacatTAATTTTACAATTTTGGCATCCTTTtgaccaaaaaaaatattaataatatttactgcattttttaatttcgAAAGGAGTATCTATGATCTTTCACCTCTCAATCTTCTGGCCAACTTGATATCCTTCTTTTGAATGGTAACACGCTTGGCATGGATGGCAGCCAAGTTGGTATCTTCGAACAAGGAGACCAAGTAGGCTTCGACGGATTCCTGTAGAGCACCAATGGCAGAGGATTGGAATCTTAGATCGGTCTTGAAATCTTGAGCAATTTCTCTAACTAATCTTTGGAATGGCAACTTTCTGATCAATAGTTCAGTAGACTTTTGGAATCTTCTGATTTCTCTCAAAGCGACAGTACCTGGCTTATATCTGTGAGGCTTCTTGACACCACCGGTAGATGGAGCGGACTTTCTGGCAGCCTTGGAGGCCAATTGCTTTCTTGGTGCTTTACCACCAGTAGACTTTCTTGCGGTTTGCTTTGTTCTAGCCATAATGGATGTATTTGTTTGTCTGTTCTAATTTGTAGTGAATAAAGGAATATTGAAATAATACTTGAAAGAACTTTCTGAAAGGGTACTCTACGAATCTACAAAATGTCACCAACTTATATACAACCTTTCAAGACAACAAATGGGTAAACAACCTAGTAAACAACCATTGAAgcaaaattcaaataacGTGTTTGGTGTTTCAGCAATTCTATAATATGTATACGATTTATTGCTACACCAAAGAACACGTATGAATTTTTAGAAGTTTTGCAGGAAATTCACCAACCATTCTTCAGCTTCGTGTTCACTACTATATGTTAACTGCGTTCCATAACGCCAGTCAGTAACATGCTACTATTATCACAAACCTGCTATACTTCATTATGGTATGTTACAATTCCAACTATTTCGCGTCCCAGAAGCTTtgattttttcaaatagtgTGGTACTGCATTTTCTGAGCACAAATAACCTAAATTTCGCGTTTGTTTACACTTTCTCGAGAACAATAGtaaaaacttcaaataaCTAGCTCAAGGCAATACTAGGTGTGTTTTCAATAGCAGTAACTAACTCGAGTGTCACGACTTCGAATGGCATTCAAATTTGGCTGGTGACACTATTAGGTCAGTTtaacatatatataaaagcGGCCTATCTTCAAGAGTAAATTTATTTCTCAATTGCGTTTTATTCAGAATTATTCTTTACTTCCAAACACTacaacaataaatatagtAAATAATGTCCGGTAGAGGTAAAGGTGGTAAAGGTTTGGGTAAAGGTGGTGCTAAGCGTCACAGAAAGATCCTAAGAGATAACATTCAAGGTATTACCAAGCCAGCTATTAGAAGACTAGCAAGAAGAGGTGGTGTTAAGCGTATTTCTGGTTTGATTTACGAAGAAGTTAGAGCTGTTCTAAAGTCCTTTTTGGAATCTGTCATCAGAGACGCCGTCACTTACACTGAACACGCCAAGAGAAAGACTGTCACTTCTCTAGATGTTGTCTACGCTTTGAAGAGACAAGGTAGAACCCTTTACGGTTTCGGTGGTTAAACGTTGTTTCAACTGTACAAAGCAGTTTTGTATATATCACAATATTCATCAATACTGGGTTAGAAGCAAGTAAGgctttttttcaattacaTTAACGCATAGACGTATAATTAGTATGGTCAGGTAGttgtattttatatttcttatAATTTAAGTATCGTTTTAATTTAACCTGTTTACCATTAAACACACAATTCGACAATGCCCAATTGATTTAGGGACTCATAAATTTTATGTTAGCATTTTAAAACACCTCCTAAGTTAGACTGCGTAAAAATGGAAGATTGTTATTAAAATAAGTTATAGAATTGAACGTTTCTTATATACTGTTAAAAGTCATTAcaggaattgaaaaatttgttgataaaTTGGGAATACTTGACTTATCAATTTTTATTGCTTATCAACCTTAAAGGGTGCAGGTGGTTGGCCCGTCAACTCTCTTATTAGAGCAATGTCTTCGGAGACCTCCTCTGTTTTCAATGATTGAAGCGGTGGTGCAGTTTTCATAGAATATCGCTGCGTTCCCCTTGGCTTCTTCTTATCCGAGCTTGACTTGTTACCATCTTTACCTCCAACGTTCTTGTCCCCAAATAACAGGTTGTATAACTCTGAACTATCGCCAATACTTTGTAAAAATTCAGTATCTGAATTCATATCGGTTCTGTACCCCCCACTATTATTCTGTCTTTGGGAACCCCTACCAGAAGGACTAGCGTAAGGATTGGCACCATATCGACCACCATCTGAGTCCTCTGTATTATAACTTTTACCATAGTTATAACCATCGCCGTTAATACCACCACTAGTATATCCACTAGTGGCATTTCCACCGTTTCCACCTTCCAGACCGGAACCTTCTCTTCCAAGAACAACTCTTCTTCTCAATGACCTCCTCTCATTGCCGAACCCCGATAAACCAGTATCAGTGGCACTCTCATTTGCAGTATCTCTCCCAAAATCATTGGAAGAGGATTCCCACCCGCTTGCGGTGTGACTCCTTGTGTTTTTTTGATAGTGCGGCCTGTCGTAGTCCATAGAATAAGTATGAATATTTGCAACATCCATAAGAAgcctttcttcttgtagTTTTTTAGTTTTCATCTCGATGTTTTGATAGAGTCTCTCTTTACATATTTTGACCAACCTCTCATGATCTTCTTTAGTTTTCTCAATCTCCTCTTGAAACTCTATTCCCGATCTGTATACCCTATACTCTTCATAAAGTCGCAGTCTCACAAGTTCAA
This is a stretch of genomic DNA from Nakaseomyces glabratus chromosome M, complete sequence. It encodes these proteins:
- the RPL21A gene encoding 60S ribosomal protein eL21 (CAGL0M06523g~Ortholog(s) have cytosolic large ribosomal subunit localization), with the translated sequence MGKSHGYRSRTRYMFQRDFRKHGAIALSTYLKVYKVGDIVDIKANGSIQKGMPHKFYQGKTGVVYNVTKSSVGVIVNKMVGNRYLEKRLNLRVEHVKHSKCRQEFLDRVKSNAAKRAEAKAQGKAVQLKRQPAQPREARVVSTEGNVPQTLAPVAYETFI
- the SSH4 gene encoding Ssh4p (CAGL0M06545g~Protein of unknown function), translated to MPLIPDSIQSIGVFHVDDPFNPMPDPGDADPETVAFAFFIGIAVVFSLLLITLVCTAAYLVCTSSYEGEYDEELANNGDGSRRGILNFRPLFGKKNSNGLLLDSNFTNPGEFDDNEEFIEREREALIKMSPFEVDSYMRAKEFQIVSPPAVQEFGTYLDSKDLQMIKDRGIQSYYFIPSINDNVDKSGHFLPSFLVQDKLEVEFTRWNKSSSAVLNYPLPYNKKDAVYFEVKVYNHKPNSNSIFSIGLVTVPYPYFRIPGMCKFSIAYESTGKLRINDPFFPSTLLPKLVEGDVVGFGYRFKTGTIFITHNGKKLMDVTQNVSVELFIALGAMNASYTRTYTKDGLLEDPDNIELRNALAEGRELKLSKDIQNPHNPMDETKWDIIDSDEIELHVNLGQTGFVFIEANVKKYGFGSVFGEIGIPPAYNPNDIQKDKLIQKGEELPPQYPEDTENFGLFGNLKIKSHIKNPLKEVSSNPSAPELIQKKLKTPIVKTPKVGIYEFTTPIDRKRETNMQPSINPPVYEINDTRQSSPEITNETISNEETVSSSSKAEPALQHGQSNKTPNKRQNKKTKQRKNKKKGKKNK
- the FAL1 gene encoding ATP-dependent RNA helicase FAL1 (CAGL0M06567g~Ortholog(s) have role in maturation of SSU-rRNA from tricistronic rRNA transcript (SSU-rRNA, 5.8S rRNA, LSU-rRNA) and FAL1-SGD1 complex, nucleolus localization), translated to MSFNREHDLKLKFKSSKKLKISATFESMDLKEGLLRGIYSYGFEAPSAIQSRAITQIISGKDVIAQAQSGTGKTATFTIGMLQAIDLKKHDLQALVLSPTRELAAQIGKVVTNLGDYMNVKAYAMTGGKTMKDDLKKIQKHGCQVISGTPGRVLDMIKRRLIETRHVQILVLDEADELLSDTLGFKHQIYDIFTKLPRTSQVVVVSATMSPEILEITKKFMNDPVKILVKRDEITLEGIKQYYVNVEKEEWKFDTLCDIYDSLTITQCVIFCNSKKKVDWLAHKLKQSNFAVISMHGDMKQDERDRVMNEFRTGQSRVLISTDVWARGIDVQQVSLVINYDLPEITENYVHRIGRSGRFGRKGVAINFLTKIDASRMKEIEKYYKIKVKPMPADLSELS
- the DAS2 gene encoding putative uridine kinase DAS2 (CAGL0M06589g~Ortholog(s) have cytoplasm, nucleus localization); translated protein: MDKRILLLIGGGHDTGVKSMSNELKTKFDSLFPESNIKVIDIDYEQEYMISPARIKRSYSNEDYDFDVLYNTLTHQSEHKAEGEVDIIIVCGCYALYNQKINELANLRVFVESDGDVRLINKIRSENIDNSEQLATTLQEYLQNLRPEMENYIEPTRVHAHLIIPYANKDSGVAIIVDGMVKIVNEVSNSRSPDRQNSKEIARNQLYDFLGESMDNERSRYYDLA
- the AVT7 gene encoding Avt7p (CAGL0M06611g~Protein of unknown function), with translation MIDNPTATVGSSITNLVKTIVGAGLFAIPFAFKNDGVAVGLLLIFLAAVTSSFGLILLAKCSKTLINPRNSSFFTICMLTYPSLAPLFDLAMVVQCFGVGLSYLVLVGDFFPDLFGGERKYWILLSAILVVPLCCLKKLDNLKYSSIVGVIALLYLSLLIGFRYLTDVAFAPEISFERGEISWFKVYDYKGLLSTFSIIIFAYVGAMNIFTIVNELQDNSMTNVRKVVDSSILISTILFLFVGLFGYLTFGSLTMGNILLNYDSDSLAIGIGKFCLAMMLILTFPLLFHPLRTAINNIVVWFIIKFEKSSLTPEISARDSEASNYVTAETHTSRPINLIINDDEVNDCEELNEDLLDSNNVIYQEHGHEEEPPKGGLNGVEHDVPFPETRFYIITALLLVSMYAMALNVKSFALVLSLVGATGSTSISFILPGLFGYKLIGTDALAIGHTMTKEDRLYRRLSLLLIYFGFAVMFLSLYVTLKYQQ
- the AIM19 gene encoding Aim19p (CAGL0M06633g~Protein of unknown function), coding for MASVGKNESLSAQAYQLTATPYPAVVNGLALLATPMVSPQMSATAGMTSPASSAKGVMKNVLSMPSSRNSTRTIGPSNKAAMLFGGAQLLGAYIINDGDLENGAGFVTAWSALYMIVSGKGSVKALRYGRVWPLALSTLALGNTVLYGRRFLFSDFK
- the HHT2 gene encoding histone H3 (CAGL0M06655g~Ortholog(s) have role in DNA methylation, global genome nucleotide-excision repair, mitotic spindle assembly checkpoint, rRNA transcription and regulation of DNA methylation, more); protein product: MARTKQTARKSTGGKAPRKQLASKAARKSAPSTGGVKKPHRYKPGTVALREIRRFQKSTELLIRKLPFQRLVREIAQDFKTDLRFQSSAIGALQESVEAYLVSLFEDTNLAAIHAKRVTIQKKDIKLARRLRGERS